From a single Rodentibacter sp. JRC1 genomic region:
- the hinT gene encoding purine nucleoside phosphoramidase, whose protein sequence is MAEETIFSKIIRKEIPADIVYQDELVTAFRDIVPQAKTHILIIPNKLIPTVNDVTEQDEISLGRLFTVAAKLAEQEGIAEEGYRLIVNCNKHGGQEVFHVHMHLVGGEPLGKMLNK, encoded by the coding sequence ATGGCAGAAGAAACTATTTTCAGCAAAATTATTCGTAAAGAAATTCCCGCCGATATTGTTTATCAAGATGAACTGGTTACCGCATTTCGTGATATCGTACCACAAGCCAAAACCCATATTTTGATTATTCCGAATAAACTTATTCCGACAGTAAATGATGTTACTGAGCAAGATGAAATTTCCCTTGGTCGCTTATTTACCGTGGCGGCAAAATTAGCCGAACAAGAGGGTATTGCGGAAGAAGGGTATCGTTTGATCGTAAATTGCAACAAACACGGCGGACAAGAAGTTTTCCACGTTCATATGCACCTTGTCGGTGGTGAACCATTAGGAAAAATGTTGAATAAGTGA
- the nagZ gene encoding beta-N-acetylhexosaminidase → MSTLLIDLESYALTQEEIELLEHPLVAGVILFTRNFHDREQIQALVKSVRERVKKPLLITVDQEGGRVQRFREGFTQLPAMQAFATLSSDLKQQQNWAREAGWQMAAEMTALDIDLSFAPVLDLGHRCRAIGDRSFADDVQSAVNLASVFIDGMHQAGMAATGKHFPGHGHVLADSHLETPIDERPQAEIFDTDILPFQQLIEQKKLDAIMPAHVIYTHCDSQPASGSEYWLKHILREKLNFNGAIFSDDLGMKGAGFMGDFVARSEKALNAGCDLLLLCNEREGVIQVLDQLKLKENQPHFQQRQTRLNALFKKKSFSWAELTKTPRWLENHKKLTALQQQWLATKV, encoded by the coding sequence ATGTCTACGTTATTAATTGATCTTGAAAGCTATGCGCTAACTCAGGAAGAAATCGAATTACTGGAGCACCCTCTCGTTGCAGGCGTAATTTTATTTACACGCAATTTTCACGATCGCGAACAGATTCAAGCATTAGTAAAATCTGTACGTGAGCGGGTGAAAAAGCCATTACTTATAACGGTGGATCAAGAAGGCGGACGGGTTCAACGTTTTCGTGAGGGGTTTACCCAATTGCCGGCAATGCAAGCCTTTGCGACATTATCATCTGATTTGAAGCAACAACAAAATTGGGCTCGTGAAGCCGGTTGGCAAATGGCGGCGGAAATGACCGCACTTGACATTGATTTGAGCTTTGCCCCCGTATTGGATTTAGGGCATAGATGTCGTGCTATCGGTGATCGTAGTTTTGCCGATGATGTGCAAAGTGCGGTCAATTTAGCAAGCGTTTTTATTGATGGTATGCACCAAGCCGGTATGGCGGCTACGGGCAAACATTTTCCCGGACATGGACACGTGTTGGCGGATTCTCACCTCGAAACTCCGATTGACGAACGCCCTCAAGCAGAGATTTTCGATACAGATATTCTGCCTTTCCAACAATTAATTGAACAGAAAAAATTGGATGCTATTATGCCGGCACACGTAATTTATACCCATTGCGATAGCCAACCGGCAAGCGGTTCGGAATATTGGTTAAAGCATATTTTACGTGAAAAATTGAATTTTAATGGTGCGATTTTTTCTGATGATCTCGGTATGAAAGGTGCCGGATTTATGGGTGATTTTGTCGCTCGTAGCGAAAAAGCATTGAATGCAGGCTGTGATTTGTTGCTTCTTTGTAATGAACGCGAAGGTGTTATTCAGGTATTGGATCAATTAAAACTCAAAGAAAACCAACCGCACTTTCAACAACGTCAAACTCGTTTGAATGCTTTATTTAAGAAAAAATCTTTCAGTTGGGCAGAACTGACGAAAACACCACGTTGGTTAGAAAATCATAAAAAATTGACCGCACTTCAACAGCAATGGTTGGCAACCAAAGTATGA
- a CDS encoding DUF1425 domain-containing protein, translating into MKKSLILLSAFVLTACSNSGSNLVHTNTPILNVAAELAANVEAKVSSNSAWVKNKRTQPIKVNYHLFWYNNQGVTQVWEQQRESLSGNLRLQPQEQKAIELAKPTPESTNYRLYLQ; encoded by the coding sequence ATGAAAAAATCACTGATTCTTTTAAGCGCTTTTGTTTTGACGGCTTGTTCAAATTCCGGTTCGAATTTAGTTCATACTAATACTCCCATTTTGAATGTTGCGGCCGAGCTTGCGGCAAATGTTGAAGCGAAGGTGAGTTCAAATTCGGCATGGGTAAAAAATAAAAGAACTCAACCGATCAAGGTGAATTATCATCTTTTTTGGTATAACAACCAAGGTGTAACCCAAGTGTGGGAGCAACAACGTGAAAGTTTGTCGGGAAATTTACGTTTACAACCTCAAGAGCAAAAGGCGATTGAGTTAGCCAAGCCGACACCTGAAAGCACAAATTACCGCCTTTATTTACAATAA